The following are encoded in a window of Geobacter metallireducens GS-15 genomic DNA:
- a CDS encoding PEP-CTERM sorting domain-containing protein, with amino-acid sequence MLSIGDNKSYATSSGYADAGKLRMGISASAVSRPQNNYFTSSYIATTATNRATILPGTSGLSAGDTTRLQLTMKLDGTLGADARSYPGKGWAHAEFDAGFAISDSSVTICGPGEVGCWSPQLAFFGASGEAEAYDVYGPGWGYNYSNHWSESWSYGSNITPETSHDLAGGTKEQGVGMYYDWGRSFDTGYLTLVFEAIVGHTLDIESYLEAYVDANNDAESFADFDKTLAFGLTPTNGVVLGWEIGNPVPPAENAVPPGPEAVPEPSSMLLVGAGLVSLLGLHRVRARKEQ; translated from the coding sequence ATGCTTTCAATTGGAGACAATAAATCGTATGCCACATCCTCCGGGTATGCCGATGCCGGAAAGCTTCGCATGGGGATTTCGGCTTCGGCGGTTTCAAGGCCCCAGAATAATTATTTTACGTCCTCATACATAGCTACCACCGCGACAAACAGAGCCACAATCCTGCCGGGGACCTCAGGGCTTTCGGCGGGGGACACTACCCGCCTCCAGTTAACAATGAAGCTGGACGGGACGCTGGGAGCTGATGCGCGATCCTATCCGGGCAAAGGATGGGCCCATGCCGAGTTCGACGCCGGGTTTGCCATCAGTGACTCCAGCGTCACCATATGCGGACCGGGTGAAGTAGGATGCTGGTCGCCCCAACTGGCCTTTTTCGGCGCCTCCGGGGAGGCCGAAGCCTATGATGTCTATGGGCCCGGTTGGGGCTATAATTACTCCAACCACTGGAGCGAGTCCTGGAGTTACGGAAGCAACATCACCCCGGAAACCTCCCATGATCTTGCCGGGGGAACCAAGGAACAGGGCGTAGGCATGTACTACGACTGGGGACGCAGTTTCGACACCGGCTACCTGACGCTCGTCTTCGAGGCCATCGTAGGGCACACGCTGGATATCGAGTCGTACCTGGAGGCCTATGTCGACGCCAACAACGATGCGGAATCATTTGCCGATTTCGACAAAACCTTGGCTTTCGGCCTGACGCCCACGAATGGAGTGGTATTGGGGTGGGAGATCGGAAATCCGGTACCCCCAGCAGAAAATGCGGTACCCCCCGGTCCTGAAGCAGTTCCCGAGCCAAGCTCGATGCTTCTGGTGGGTGCCGGGCTCGTTTCCCTGCTCGGGCTGCATCGGGTGAGGGCACGAAAGGAACAATAA